The DNA sequence CCGACGCCAAGGCACGGGATACGTTGACGGCGAGCCAAAGGTCCAGAATACGACGGGGAGTAATCAATGGATATCGGTGAACTACTTGCTTTTTCGGTGAAGAACGGCGCCTCTGATCTACATCTCTCCGCGGGCCTCCCTCCGATGATACGCGTGGATGGCGACATCCGTAGAATAAATGTCCCCGCCCTGGAGCACAAGGTCGTGCATGGCCTCGTTTATGACATCATGAACGACAAGCAGCGAAAGGATTTTGAGGAGTTCCTGGAATGCGACTTCTCTTTCGAAATTCCGAACCTCGCGCGTTTTCGTGTCAATGCCTTCAACCACAACCGGGGCGCGGGCGCCGTTTTCCGCACCATCCCCTCGGACATACTATCCCTCGAGGATCTCAAGGCGCCGAAGATATTTAAGGACATCGCCGACTATCCGCGCGGCGTGGTTTTAGTCACGGGACCTACGGGCTCCGGCAAATCCACGACCCTGGCCGCGATGGTCAATCACGTCAACGAGCAGGAGTACGGCCACGTTCTTACCATCGAGGATCCGATCGAGTTTGTGCACACGAGTAAGAAATGCTTGATCAACCAGCGTGAGATCCATCGCGACACCCTGGGGTTCAATGAGGCGCTGCGCTCGGCGCTCCGCGAGGACCCCGATGTGATCCTCGTGGGTGAAATGCGCGATCTCGAAACCATCCGGTTGGCGCTCACGGCGGCCGAAACCGGGCATCTGGTCTTCGGTACCTTACACACGAGCTCGGCGGCGAAGACCATCGATCGTATCGTCGACGTATTTCCCGCGGCCGAGAAGGACATGATGCGTGCGATGCTATCGGAATCGCTTCGGGCGGTGATCTCGCAAACATTGTTGAAGAAAACGGGCGGGGGGCGCGTGGCCGCCCACGAGATCATGATCGGGACTCCGGCGATTCGCAATCTCATTCGGGAAAACAAGGTGGCTCAGATGTATTCCGCGATTCAAACCGGGGCGCAGTTCGGCATGCAGACGCTGGATCAGAACCTGCAGGAACTCGTGAAAAGGAATGTCGTTAGCCGTAATGACGCGCGTGCGATGGCGGTGAACAAGGAAATATTCTAAACCGGCGGCGAACCTAAGCCAGGAGCAAAGTCATGGAGCGCGAACAAGCCATTAATTACATGCGAGACCTCTTGAAGGTCATGGTCGAGAAGAAGGGATCGGATCTTTTCGTTACGGTCGATTTTCCACCAGCGATAAAAATCGATGGAAAAATCGTCCCAGTGTCGAAGACCAAGTTGACCTCTAACAATACCAAGGCACTGGCATACGCCATCATGAACGATAAGCAGGTCAAGGAATTCGAGGCTACTAAGGAATGTAACTTCGCGATCTCCCCGGGAGGAATCGGCCGGTTTCGTTGCAACGCGTTCGTACGCATGGGGTATACCGGCATGGTGCTGCGTGTGATCGCAACCGAAGTGCCGAGCCTGGATAAACTAGGATTGCCGCAGAGCTTAAAAGAAATTTCAATGGCGAAACGCGGACTCGTGATCATGGTGGGCGCGACCGGTTCCGGTAAATCAACCAGTCTCGCGGCGATGATCGACCATCGGAACGAAAACAGCTACGGCCACATCATCACCATCGAAGACCCGATAGAGTTCGTGCATCAACACAAGAACTGTATTATTACCCAGAGGGAAGTCGGGGTTGATACGGATGACTGGGATATCGCGTTGAAAAACTCGCTGCGCCAAGCGCCCGACGTGATCTTGCTAGGTGAGATCCGCGATCGCAAGACCATGGATTTCGGTATTGCTTTCGCCGAGACTGGGCACCTGGCCATGGCGACCCTGCATGCGAACAACTCCAATCAAGCCATGGACCGGATCATTAACTTCTTCCCGGAAGAGCGGCGTCCGCAGCTCCTGATGGACCTCTCGTTAAACTTAAAAGGGGTAATTTCCCAGCGCCTTGTGCGCAAAAAGAACGGCGACGGGAGGGTGGCCGCGATTGAAATCCTCCTTAATTCACCGCTGATCTCCGACATGGTCCGCAAGGGGTATGTGCACGAGATCAAGGGTATCATGCAGCGCTCGAATGAGATCGGAATGAAGACCTTCGACCAGGCTCTGTTCGATCTGCACGAGGAAGACCTTATCACCTATGGCGAGGCCTTGCGTAACGCCGATTCCATGAATGAGCTGCGGCTCCGCATCAAACTGGAGGGTAAGGCGGCAAAATCAGGAGACATGACCGTCGGATTGGAACACTTGAATCTGGTCAACGACGACGAGCGCAGTGGGATGATTCGCTAAGGCCGGCAGCCAATACCCCGAGCAGAGCGAGCACTGATCTCCGATCCGAATTTTCAATAACGGGCCAGGTTCCATGGACATCACACCGTACCTTAAGCTCTTGGTCGAGAAGCAAGGTAGCGATTTGCATTTCACCTCCGGGGCGCCGGTCAAGATTAATATCGAAGGGAACCTGAGTTCCGTCGGTAAGACCTTGTTGACGACCGAGATGACGAAAGCGGCCGCCTACGGGATCATGAAACCGCATCAGGTCGAGATGTTCGAAGCGAATTGGGAGTGTGATTTCGCCATCGCGTTAGCGGACAGATCGGCGCGTTTTCGTGTCAATGTGTTCCGGCAGCGAGGGGAGATCGCCATGGTGTTGCGGCGTATTCCCACCATGATTCCCACGATCGACGAATTAGCCTTGCCGCAGATCCTCAAGCCTCTCGTCATGTACAAGCGAGGCCTTATTCTTATGGTGGGTGCGACGGGATCAGGAAAATCGACAACGCTCGCCGCCATGGTCGGGCATAGGAATCACGATTCAAGCAGTCACATTCTAACCATCGAAGATCCCGTCGAGTTCTCTCATCCTAATGTTAAATCCATCGTTAACCAGCGCGAAATCGGGATCGATACTAAATCGTACCGGCATGCGCTGAGGAGTGCGTTGCGGGAAGCGCCGGATGTGATTCTGATCGGCGAGGTCCGGGATCGGGAGACGATGGAAGCCGCAATCGAGCTTTGCAACACGGGCCATCTGTGTTTATCGACACTGCACGCCAACAACGCGAATCAAGCCCTGGAACGCGTGATCAATCTATTTCCCCTCGAAGCACGTGAACAGTTGTTCATGGATCTCGCTATTAACGTTCGGGCCATTATCTCGCAACGCCTGGTGCAAGGTATCGACGCCAAACGCTGTGCGGCGGTGGAGATATTGGTCAATACGCCGCATATCGCTGATTTGGTCCTCAAAGGACAGCTCGAGAAGATCAAGGAAGCCATGGAGGGTAGCGGCGTCAAAGGTATGCAGACCTTTGACATGGCGTTATACAACCTCTTTAAGGAAGAACGCATCGAATTGGAAGAGGCCTTGAACAACGCGGACTCGCGTACTAATCTTGAGGCCAAGATCAATTTCGGTTAGGGCTTGGGTGCATCCCACCCCGGCCCGCCGCACGAAGGCCCTTTAGCCTCTCCACCCGGTGCCGCGGCCAGAAGTCTTCTTTTCCTATCGCTTTTTCTGGCCCGGACGCGCGGTCGATCAGATACAATCCGCCTCGTGGATGTCTCGCGTATTATCGATCCTCTCAACACCGCGCAACGCGATGCGGTGACGGCGGAGTCCGCCAATACCTTGGTTCTCGCGGGTGCCGGCAGTGGTAAGACACGGGTTCTGGCCCACCGAGTCGCGTGGCTCATCGAAACGCGGCAGGCTTCGCCGCACGGGATCTTGGCGGTCACCTTCACCAACAAGGCAGCCGCGGAAATGCGAGGCCGCATCGAGGCCCTCATGGCATCGCCTCCGCGCACGATTTGGGTTGGGACCTTCCATGGGATCGCGCACCGATTGCTGCGGCGTCATTGGCAAGAGACGGGTTTACCCCAGAACTTCCAGATCATCGACGGCGACGATCAGTTGCGGCTTATCCGGCGCGCGATCCGTCACCTCGAACTGGACGAAGCGCTTTGGGCCCCGCGCGAAGCGCAGTGGTTTATCAATGCGCGCAAGGAGGAGGGGCTGCGCGCGCAACATCTCGATGGCGTGGCGGACCCGCACGCTCAGACCCTCATCAAGATCTACCGTGCGTATGAGGAACGCTGCGCGGGGTCGGGCCTGGTGGATTTTGGGGAGCTTCTGCTTCGGGCTCATGAGCTGTGGCGTCACCACCCCGAAGTCCTCGCGCATTATCGGCAGCGCTTCCCGCAAGTGCTCGTGGATGAGTTTCAAGATACTAACGCCATCCAGTACGCGTGGCTGCGTCAACTGACCGGAACGAGCGGGAAGCTTTTCGTCGTCGGCGACGATGATCAATCGATTTATGGCTGGCGCGGCGCGCGCGTCGAGCATATGCAAAAGTTTCAGAAGGATTTCGAGTCCGTGCGCCTGGTGCGCTTGGAACAAAACTACCGCTCGACCGCGACGATACTGCAGGCCGCCAACGCGGTGATCGCGAATAACTCGTCCCGGCTCGGCAAGGAGCTTTGGACCGATGGCGCCGCCGGCGCGCCCATCATCCTGTTCACTGCGTTCAATGAGCAAGAGGAAGCGCGCTATTGCGTTGAACGCATCAAGGGATGGCAGGAACATGGCCGTCGTTATGACGATCACGCGATCCTCTATCGTACCAGCGCCCAGTCCCGGGTCTTCGAAGAGGCCTTGCGGCAACGCGGGATCCCGTATCGTGTCTATGGGGGGTTCCGGTTCTACGAGCGCGCGGAGATCAAGGATGTGCTCGCCTACCTGCGCTTGATCGCCTGGCGCGAGGACGACGCCGCTTTTGAACGGGTGGTGAACACGCCCAATCGAGGCATCGGCCAACGCAGCCTGGATATTATCCGGGGTACCGCCAAGCGCGCCGGGACGCCCCTTTGGCGGGCGGCTCAAGCGGCGATCGGGGACGGGGCTCTCGGGACCCGTGGCGCCGCCGCGGTAAACCGCTTTTTAAGTTTAATTGAGAACTTGTCAGTCGGCGCGATGGGTACGCCTCTCGGCACCCTGGTTAAAACAGTCATCACCGAAACCGGTCTCGAGGATCATTACCGCAAGGAAAAGACCGCGGGCGAAATTGATCGGTTGGAGAATCTTGAAGAGCTTGTGCGGGCGGCGGGCGACTATATCGCAGTCTTGGAGGAGGGCGCGGACGCATTGACGGAGTTTCTCGCGATTGCGGCCCTGGAAGCCGGCGAGGGGCAGGCCAACGACTACGAGGACAGCGTGCAACTGATGACCCTGCACTCCGCCAAAGGCTTGGAGTTTCGCAACGTGTTTCTGGTGGGTTTAGAAGAAGGTCTGTTTCCGCACCAACGCTGTAGCGATGATGCTACCCAACTCGAAGAAGAGCGGCGCCTCTGCTATGTGGGGCTGACGCGC is a window from the Pseudomonadota bacterium genome containing:
- a CDS encoding type IV pilus twitching motility protein PilT, with translation MDIGELLAFSVKNGASDLHLSAGLPPMIRVDGDIRRINVPALEHKVVHGLVYDIMNDKQRKDFEEFLECDFSFEIPNLARFRVNAFNHNRGAGAVFRTIPSDILSLEDLKAPKIFKDIADYPRGVVLVTGPTGSGKSTTLAAMVNHVNEQEYGHVLTIEDPIEFVHTSKKCLINQREIHRDTLGFNEALRSALREDPDVILVGEMRDLETIRLALTAAETGHLVFGTLHTSSAAKTIDRIVDVFPAAEKDMMRAMLSESLRAVISQTLLKKTGGGRVAAHEIMIGTPAIRNLIRENKVAQMYSAIQTGAQFGMQTLDQNLQELVKRNVVSRNDARAMAVNKEIF
- the uvrD gene encoding DNA helicase II → MDVSRIIDPLNTAQRDAVTAESANTLVLAGAGSGKTRVLAHRVAWLIETRQASPHGILAVTFTNKAAAEMRGRIEALMASPPRTIWVGTFHGIAHRLLRRHWQETGLPQNFQIIDGDDQLRLIRRAIRHLELDEALWAPREAQWFINARKEEGLRAQHLDGVADPHAQTLIKIYRAYEERCAGSGLVDFGELLLRAHELWRHHPEVLAHYRQRFPQVLVDEFQDTNAIQYAWLRQLTGTSGKLFVVGDDDQSIYGWRGARVEHMQKFQKDFESVRLVRLEQNYRSTATILQAANAVIANNSSRLGKELWTDGAAGAPIILFTAFNEQEEARYCVERIKGWQEHGRRYDDHAILYRTSAQSRVFEEALRQRGIPYRVYGGFRFYERAEIKDVLAYLRLIAWREDDAAFERVVNTPNRGIGQRSLDIIRGTAKRAGTPLWRAAQAAIGDGALGTRGAAAVNRFLSLIENLSVGAMGTPLGTLVKTVITETGLEDHYRKEKTAGEIDRLENLEELVRAAGDYIAVLEEGADALTEFLAIAALEAGEGQANDYEDSVQLMTLHSAKGLEFRNVFLVGLEEGLFPHQRCSDDATQLEEERRLCYVGLTRAKEKLIITHAETRRLQGTERRPQPSRFIAEMPAELIAEVRLGTVTMPPRVQRSEYDAAFRLGQRVVHAKFGEGIVLRIEGEGQYSRVQVNFAQAGAKWLVASYAGLRPV
- a CDS encoding PilT/PilU family type 4a pilus ATPase, whose amino-acid sequence is MDITPYLKLLVEKQGSDLHFTSGAPVKINIEGNLSSVGKTLLTTEMTKAAAYGIMKPHQVEMFEANWECDFAIALADRSARFRVNVFRQRGEIAMVLRRIPTMIPTIDELALPQILKPLVMYKRGLILMVGATGSGKSTTLAAMVGHRNHDSSSHILTIEDPVEFSHPNVKSIVNQREIGIDTKSYRHALRSALREAPDVILIGEVRDRETMEAAIELCNTGHLCLSTLHANNANQALERVINLFPLEAREQLFMDLAINVRAIISQRLVQGIDAKRCAAVEILVNTPHIADLVLKGQLEKIKEAMEGSGVKGMQTFDMALYNLFKEERIELEEALNNADSRTNLEAKINFG
- a CDS encoding PilT/PilU family type 4a pilus ATPase: MEREQAINYMRDLLKVMVEKKGSDLFVTVDFPPAIKIDGKIVPVSKTKLTSNNTKALAYAIMNDKQVKEFEATKECNFAISPGGIGRFRCNAFVRMGYTGMVLRVIATEVPSLDKLGLPQSLKEISMAKRGLVIMVGATGSGKSTSLAAMIDHRNENSYGHIITIEDPIEFVHQHKNCIITQREVGVDTDDWDIALKNSLRQAPDVILLGEIRDRKTMDFGIAFAETGHLAMATLHANNSNQAMDRIINFFPEERRPQLLMDLSLNLKGVISQRLVRKKNGDGRVAAIEILLNSPLISDMVRKGYVHEIKGIMQRSNEIGMKTFDQALFDLHEEDLITYGEALRNADSMNELRLRIKLEGKAAKSGDMTVGLEHLNLVNDDERSGMIR